Proteins from one Triticum aestivum cultivar Chinese Spring chromosome 7A, IWGSC CS RefSeq v2.1, whole genome shotgun sequence genomic window:
- the LOC123147745 gene encoding anthocyanidin 5,3-O-glucosyltransferase, protein MATARRVVLIPGQSISHLTPMMEFAAVCLRRGLAVTVAVPDPTLTSPVFRSTIGRYASRLPSLSVHSLPPPPADDHSVGAVHPFIRMQAVFRSQAPGLRDFLRSLPAVHALVADMFAAYLLDVAAEVGVPGHLFYCTGAANLTVFLELPSFCSGSGADLKDLGDAPVSFPGVPTMPASHLVDGVLDSGTDLYAAVLDVFGRMATARGILVNTFEALEGSAVAAIRDGRCLRGRAAPRVYCVGPLIAEGGEEEERHPCLPWLDAQPEGSVVYICFGSRCTASLEQIREMAKGLEMSGYRFLWVLRAPPAFAAVAGEPDATLSLLPEGFLARTAGRGLVVTASWVPQMDVLRHASTGAFMTHCGWNSTLEAAATGVPMVCWPLEAEQWMNKVYIVEEMKVGVAVRGYNKPGVLVSADNVDATVRQIMDMESEGRRAVVERAMAVKESAAAAWKEGGSSCAAFAEFVKQME, encoded by the coding sequence ATGGCGACGGCGAGGAGGGTGGTCCTCATCCCCGGCCAGAGCATAAGCCACCTCACGCCCATGATGGAGTTCGCTGCGGTCTGCCTCCGTCGTGgcctcgccgtcaccgtcgccgtccCGGACCCAACCCTCACCTCCCCGGTTTTCCGCTCCACCATCGGCCGGTACGCCTCCCGGCTCCCCTCCCTCTCCGTccactccctccctccccctcctgccGATGACCACTCCGTTGGCGCCGTGCACCCGTTCATCCGCATGCAGGCTGTCTTCCGCTCCCAGGCACCCGGCCTGCGAGACTTCCTCCGCAGCCTCCCCGCAGTCCACGCGCTCGTGGCCGACATGTTCGCCGCTTACCTCCTCGACGTCGCCGCGGAGGTGGGCGTCCCGGGGCACCTCTTCTACTGCACAGGCGCCGCCAACCTTACCGTCTTCCTCGAGCTGCCTTCATTTTGCTCCGGGAGCGGCGCAGACTTGAAAGATCTCGGCGACGCGCCCGTGTCGTTCCCCGGCGTGCCCACGATGCCGGCGTCTCACTTGGTCGACGGGGTGCTCGACAGCGGGACGGACCTGTACGCGGCTGTGCTGGACGTATTCGGCCGGATGGCGACAGCGCGCGGCATTCTGGTGAACACCTTCGAGGCGCTGGAGGGCTCGGCGGTGGCGGCGATTAGAGACGGGCGCTGCCTCCGCGGCCGCGCCGCCCCGCGGGTCTACTGCGTAGGCCCGTTGATCGCggaaggcggcgaggaggaggagaggcacccATGCCTCCCGTGGCTGGACGCGCAGCCCGAGGGCAGCGTCGTGTACATCTGCTTCGGCAGCCGCTGCACGGCCTCGCTGGAGCAGATCAGGGAGATGGCCAAGGGGCTCGAGATGTCCGGGTACAGGTTCCTGTGGGTGCTGCGCGCGCCTCCTGCCTTCGCCGCAGTCGCCGGCGAGCCGGACGCGACGCTGTCTCTCCTCCCCGAGGGGTTCTTGGCCCGGACGGCCGGCAGGGGCCTCGTGGTGACCGCGTCCTGGGTGCCACAGATGGACGTGCTGCGTCACGCGTCCACTGGTGCCTTCATGACGCACTGCGGATGGAACTCGACGCTGGAGGCGGCGGCCACCGGCGTGCCGATGGTGTGCTGGCCGCTGGAAGCCGAGCAGTGGATGAACAAGGTGTACATTGTCGAGGAGATGAAGGTTGGCGTGGCGGTGAGAGGGTATAACAAACCCGGGGTGCTTGTCTCGGCCGATAATGTGGATGCCACGGTTAGGCAGATCATGGACATGGAGTCGGAAGGTCGGCGAGCGGTCGTCGAACGGGCCATGGCCGTAAAGGAGAGCGCCGCCGCGGCGTGGAAGGAAGGTGGCTCGTCTTGTGCCGCGTTCGCCGAGTTCGTGAAGCAGATGGAGTAA